ccagcctatagagacaactgaatccgcaccgcagccagcctatcagcgcgtccaaagtcagcaacctcccctcacctacaacaacttcgaccgattccgcgagtatacaccagcatacccccggatatccatggattcaccaccatctccctcgataacccatcgcgcggaggcaatccagaaagcgatgagggcgctgcggaaggctgcagcggaacatgcggtgagcaacgcacttggtaccaggaatgggcctactacagacggggtactgtcactgcctcttcagagtgaggtgatggtatggcgcgagaagaatggatggcaagggccgtatagagtcatcgatatgaaggaccacgatgttactgtagacatgatcaacggcccaacgacgttccgatccactgtcgtaaaaccgtactatcgcgatctgactacagcgatagacggcgcagatcaaggcacaggtggatctccgaccacagacgaagcgattgctgatgaaccgccactaccggtaccaccggcggaagccacccaagcggctcagccgcgcaagcggggccgcccacctggatcaaagaacaagcccaaggtgcagtacctgtcgaagaaggaggaggacgattacgccctggccgtcaagctacgcaatgacggcgtgattaacgtcccgggcgctccattcgaagcatccgatcagaaggagatcgacgacctcgtcggccgtggagtattcagttttgagctgtttgatccaactctacacggcgggtatcgtatcttcaaatcgcgcatggtccgcgaagtcaaaggcaagaccatggtcccgtacgagaaatcacgcctcgttgttcaaggttacaatgacgagggcaaacacgagatcctgacgcagtcgccaaccatccaacgagccagccagcgcctgattctagccctagcgcctgcattactcgatgagggcatggttgtggaactacgagatatcacgcaagcgtacccacaggcacaaacagagctattccgcacggttttagcgcacctcccaaaggagcttataacaaagtatcccaagggaacaattattcgcgtaatcaagccactctatggaatcgcggaagcaggagtccactggtttgctacgtaccaaggacaccactgcaaggagctcgacatggctacatcaacgtatgacccgtgcctcctgatcacgaacgggagacgggaagcgtttggaatagtgggcctgcagacagacgatactctcgcgattgggacgcctgcattctctggtgcagaagacgctgcgctccagaaagccaattttcgagctaagcccaaggagagactgtccaaagaagtatcactcgagttcaacggatgtactctaacgttgcgcggagacacgattctacttacgcagaagggacaaggtgccaagatcgaaatcattgatccgaaggcagcaaaccgagcacagaagtacatggagcagcgcgcgcgtggcgcgtacattgcgtcgatatgccaacctgaagcatcgttcgatctttccgcggctgcgcaaatacaacaacctaaggacacagaatacgtgaagcttaaccgccggctgcagtggcaatctgagagcatacaacgaggcctgcgatacgtccctctcgacctcgctacagcaaagctggtagtgttcacagacggatccttcgcgaacaaccaagaccttagctcacagctagggtacctacttatccttgcgaatgagtcgagtcgacaagacagcacgtttgatattcgtggtaacgtaatccattggagttcgaccaaatgcaaacgcgttacccggagcgttcttgcctcagaaacgtacggcatggttagcggtgtcgacatcgctatcgctatcctgacaaccctcaagatgattacaggacgcctaggtctaccaccgatcccacttattgtgtgtacggattcatactccttgtatgaatgcctcgttaaactcggaacaactgctgagaagcgactgatgatcgacatcatggcgcttcggcagtcatacgagcgtcgcgagatcactgaggtccgctggatcaacggagaggacaaccctgcggacgcattcacgaaagcaacaccaaatcgcgcgttagaacgtttcatcgaaagcaacaagctgtcaatccgagtagagggatctgtgcagcgacctacggagtaggcacatatgcctatttggaatccctctcattgtgttctttttagaagacccgtttttttccttacatcagtcgttacaacaagaaaagattgccagtgtcggcatacacacggtgtgtcgcctaatgAGGCCtaatgtaccgcctcgatcctacttcggcccaactcggacccaacgctatgtataccttcgtagcccccacattcgtagaatcatcatacaccagaataccaatacacaagattaccttagctactgttattcaccgtacgatcgtacaaggccttccaacagATAGTAATGTCTCGGGCTATAACTTAGTTAGTAAGCTAGATAAAAATAATCTAAAAAACTAGAAAAATACTAGATTTTTAGGAGAATAAAATAAGTTTTTCAGATTTTTTTTAAACTCACTTGAATTAGCTGTAGAGACTTGTTCTTTGCCAGTTCTCTTgtttcttctctttctaacGTATTCTTGCCTAGCACCGTGTCTACGCTGTATAGAAGACTCGTCTGAAAATATAACTTTGTTAAAATGTATATATTTTAGAATTTTAAGTGTCTTCTTAGCGTATTTatgtgaaggtcgtccgaagatgatcttgggttggttctcggggatgGAGTGATGCGATGAACACGAGGttgtatagcacgattggtagatcgatgtaatatacggggagttgagaatcaagtactaatccttagatttcgaagttgaacacaatgaaccgtaagggctcattgcctacTGTTATATAATAAGCGTGCCCTCCATTGTGGCCTTTCCCTCCATGGAGGTCGCACCCTCCGTGGAGGTCGTGCCCTCCATGGCGGTCATGCCAAGGTTGGAGGGCAGGTCACGTGACTGCGCGGCACAAGCTTACCCGCTGTGCCCCgccttcaacgttgtcctgCCGTTGTTGCTTGTCCTCCTCCTTGCAATCGTAACAATTTATTCCGTAAAGCAGCTTTTTTTGCGTTTAAAAGCTGTTTTTTCTTAGCAGTAGAAACAGAGTATTTCTCTACTTTTAATAGGCGTTGTAGGCTTCTAGTAGAGAAATCGAGATTGTTCTTTTCTAAAATGCGTTGATTTGTCTTTTTAGGACTTCGTTCTAGGTCTCTATTAACTACTCTAGTAGCTCTTTTAGAGATCTTAGAAGGGCGACCTAGTTTAGGCTTAGAAAGAAGTAAAGAAGTACTTTTTTTCTTCTTAATACGTTGTAAAGCGTCTGTAATAGATCTAGAAGACTTTTCTAGGATAGTACTAATAGCACTAGTAGATAGCTGTTGTAAAGATAGAGTATAAACTTCTTTTTCAAATTTCGAAAGTTTAATAGACATAGAGAGGTAATATAGAAGAGAAAAATTGAGATTAGAAAGAGAAAAATATATAGAATAAGACTAAAAGAAGCTTACGTAATCTTAGCGTCTTTTTTTTAGCGTCCTTTTTTTTAAACTTTGATTTAAAAAAAAGTAAATAAATACCCTAGCTCTAATTTTGCTTACGTAATGCTTATATAAGCTagtgttgatacggctaaggtatcggaatcaccttcgttgcaacgagttgaaatgattgtgattgttcttgttgttctatggaggtggagggaggtcggcagtaaggcagcagctagagctcggaccacacggcttagtcagccgtgtaatccaagctcgtgcatgcagcaaccagctgccttatctaccgcaggttcgattcccaacactGACTATCTTTTCTTTTTGTGCCGGGAGATCAGATCCGTCCCCAAATCCTCCAAATCTGTAATAATATCCTGCTGCCGAAATGTAGCTAGTTGCCTATCTCGGCTAGCGCTATACGCCTTCCTGTATGCCCTTATGTCCTCCTCTTGTGTCCTTCGTTATCGCGCACACGTGCCCGTTGACTACTTGGTGCCTTCAAGGTTGCTGAGCTCGGTGCTCTCGGTCGTGGGCTTGGTGTTGCGATCACGGTTGACCCACCCTTGCACTCGGAGGttgagctcgttagagttGATGAGGTTCTCTATCGCGGCGTTGCAACCTGCCTTTGTCATAGAGTCTGCTGGGTTGTCGCGACCGTCGATCCATCTGATATCCATGAGTTCGCTGCGCTCGTAGGCTTCGCGCATTGCCATGATGTCAATCATAAGGCGTTTCTCCTTGGTGGTGCCGAGCTTGACAAGGCAATCGTATAGCGATCGCGAGTCGGTGCATACCACGATGGGGACCTTAGGTAAGTTGAGTCGTTCCATGACCATATCAATGGTGCCGCCGATCGCGACTGCGATATCTACGCCGTGCGCCATCGCGTAGATCTCGGAGGCGAGGACGCTCCTGGTGATCCGCTTGCATTTGACTGAGGACCAGTGGACGATGTTGCCACGTATCCCGAAGTTTGTGTCGCTTGAGGTGACTTCATTGCCGAGTACGATGACGAATCCCATCTGGGAGCTCATatccttgttgttggcaaaggacGCGTCGACTAGGGTAAACAGCTTGAGGTTGCGTATGTCCAGAGGTACGTAGGTCAACCCATGGCAGAGGTTCTTCTTTTGCCATTCGATGCGTTTGTTTAACTTGgatatttcttcttttgtaggCTCACTCGCTTGCGCAGCAGCGGCGAGGTCGAAGCTTGCTTCGGGTTGACAGATTGTCGCGATGTAAGCGCCACGTGCGCGTTGTTGAATGTACGTCTTCTTGTCAGTTGCGATCTCCAGTTTCTCACCTTGTTTCTTTTGGCGTAGTGTGATCACGCCGTCTGTTGTGAGACTAACGACGCACCCGTTAAAGTCGATAGGGTTGTTAGTAGTAAGAAACTGCTTCTCTTTGGCGCTGAAGCGCAGCTCCTTGCTCTCCTTATTGGCAAACACGTCATCGGACAGACCGAGCGTGTCATCAGTTTGCATGCCGACAATACCAAAGCCTAACGCCGTTGGCTTGGTGATTAagaggcacgggtcatagGTTGATGTTTCCATCCCGAGTGTCGTGGTATGGTGTTTGAAGTAGGTTGACCACCAGTACGCTCCTGCCTCGGCGATGCCGTACAGCGGCTTCACGACCACCATGATGGTGCCTTTGGGGTAGGCATCGCGGAGTTGCGTGGGAAGATCCGCGATGATCGTGCGCTGGAGATGGTCATCGGCTTGCGTGTACGcctgcgtgatatctcgaAGCCATAGCGTCATGCCCATTTGAAGCAGTGAGGGTGCAAGCGCGATAATAATGCGCTGACTGGCGCGCTGGATCGTCGGGCTTTGTGTGAGCACAATCCGTTTTCCATCATCGGCATAACCCTGAACAACGAGGCGCGATTTCTCGTACGGCTTAGTGGTAGTTTTGCCTTTGACCTCGTTGACAATCCGTGACTTAAAGACGCGGATGCCACCATGGCGCTGAGGGTCATACTCCTCGAAGCGGAACACTCCGCGAGTGATCAGCGCGTCAATCTCTGCCTTGGTGGATAGTTCGAATGGTTCGCCTAGGGTTGTGATCTTGCCAGTGGCACGCAGCTTCCTGGACAGCACTAAGTCGTCCTCCTCGCGTTGCGTGAGGTTGACGTCGTTGGTCTCGATGGGAGCTGGTTTTGGCTTGTTTTTGGAGCCTTTGGGGCGACCGCGCTTTCGTGGAGGTGGAACTTCTGTCTCTGGGATAAACTCGTCATCGTCCGCATCCCCGCAattgtcgttgtcgtcgtcgtcgcgcgGGATAACGGTGGAGTTGTTGCGGTGGTATGGCTGCACCGATGTGACTCGAAATGTCGCCTGCCTGCCGTCGACGTCGACAATCGCGGCGGTTAGGTCGTCGTTCATGGCGATGAGGGTATGGGGACCAGTCCAACCGCGGTTCTCGCGCCAAACCTTTACGCTGCTCTGGATCGGGAGCTGAAGCGTTTCAATGACGTTCGGTCCGTTGCGTGTCGCAAGTGCGTCGTTCACCTGGCGTTTTGCTTTGATCTTGCGGACCTCCGCCATCGCGTTCTTTATCGCTTTCGCGCGCGCGCTGAtggatggtgatggcggcgatgtCTTGGATAGGCGGGGGTAGGTGCCAAAGACGAGGAGAGTAGGCACAAGGCCATCTGGACCAGCAGTGTCGTTGACGGCtttcacagccatctggaggaGGTGTTCAGATGACGTGTCGCTGTCTATGTCGGCGGAGATGACTTCGAAGGCACGGCGGATGGCCGCATGGTACCGCTCCACCTTGCCGATGGAGTTATGCGCCTCGACAGGCACCTCGTCAACCTCGATGGCCATTGTCTTTGCATTGTTGACAAACTCCTCGCTCGCAAAGTTCTTGCCAGCGTCGGTGGCTATGACATCAGGCGGACCAACGTACATATCGATCCACATGGCGCGGAGTGTGTCCCATGTTGTGCTTGCTTTCATGTCGGTGAGAAAGCGCGCTGCTTGGAAGGCAGTTGCTTCGTCAATAGCATGAAGTACTGGCCTCTGATTAATGTACATCACGTCGACGATAAGTCGATAGTTGAAGTTGATATCGTCGCGGAGGGTAAACCGAAATCGTCCTGGCGCCTTGCCAGTAATCTGACATTGGTGACAGAACTTGTTGATCTTTTCGATGGTCGCCGCATCGACTTCGTCATAACCTGCTCTCGCGAGGACCTTGTAGAGTCGTCCCGCAGCTGGATGACCAAAGCGCCGATGGAGTTGCGCAAGCTCTACCTCGGTGAGGTAGTGCGTCGCGGTCTCTTGGTCGTCGAGCAGGAGCCatgggtgtccccatttgcgcACAATGGGGTACTCCCGTGACTCGTGTACAAGCACGTTGTCAACATTGTTGAGGTAGATCCCGTggcggtccatgtctgcaaggcacagcAAGAAAGGCGTGTTGGTCGGCATCACCGCAAAAAGTATAACGCCGAGCGGGGTTTTGACCTTCACCTCGCCAAGTGAGAGACACTCTGGGTTATCTCCAAATCGAATTCGGTGGCGACCTGCCGTGGACTCATTGATCGTGGCCGATGGCTGGAGGCGTTGCAGTGCCATGACCTGGGTCTTTCCTGCAGTGGAGACTCCGGCCGCGCCGGTGTCGGGCATGATGCCTTGGAAACAGTGAGCACCATATCGGTGATCGAAGGTGAACATGTGGGGTGCCTCCTTTGCAGTCTCCGACGCGTATGGGTCGATCCCAGTGATCGCGTGGGTCGCCGCGGCGTCGTTGAGGTTGATGGTGAGCGCTTGCCCGTCGATGGTTCCGCAAGCAGCGGTGTTGAATTGTTCATGTTGGAAGTACGCATCGAGGTCATCAACGCGGTTgccgtcgtcgtcctctgcctcgtcatgaagctcgatgccttcGAATCCGGCGAGGAACACGTCGTAGTCGTCATCGAGATCGTGGTTTTGGACATAAGTCTTGAAGCGTTGGTGCGACTCATTGCGCTCCTCGTGTGAATGTCGCGTTGACCAGCATCCTTGTTTGCCGCACACATAGCACTTTTTATCGTGCGAGCGGCGGGGAGGGTATCGCGGTCGTGACAGCGTCGGTCCGCGGTTGAAGCGACCGGTGCCATAGCCTCGGGGTCTGTCGCGAGGTTCGTCGTTTCGGTTGTATCGTCGGTTTGTGTAGAAGATGTCATCGTCTGTCTGTTCATTGTCATAGTTGAACTGCGTTCGAGCATGCGGGTGACAGCGTTGCCAGTTACCGACGGCGTTGCGGAGCTCTGAAGCGACTGCTTCAAAGGTCGACGCAGGTCGGATCAGGACTGCGCTGCAGGCTTCGACACCCTGGCATGCTGACACAAGTTGTCCGGTGAGGCTTGACTCGCTGAGTCCATTCTGCTGAGCCATCGCTTGGTACAGCTTGTGGAGCTTGTCGATGAGCAAGTCAAGGCATTGCGCAATTGTCTTGTCAGGATTACTTGCGATGACGTCCTTTAGCATAATGGTGCGCCATTCGTTCAAGAACAACTGGTAGTTCTCGGTAGTGTGGAAGTAGGCGCCCAGTTTCGCGATGATGTCTTCGTATCCAAGGTCAAGTGGAGCGATAGATTGGTAGTAGTAAGTTGACGCTTTGCCAGTAAGCATAGTGGAGATGGCTAGCTTGTAGCGGTCAGTTTGGCCAGGTTGAATGCCGACTTTGGCGCAAAGCTCTCGAAAGATGACCAGTTTGTGACTGAGCACGTCATACTTGTCACCACTGAACTTATCGTTGTTATTGTACAGCTTCGCGAGGTTTGTGAGTGCTGTCACGTTGAGTTGAGCTGGCGACGGTGAGTACTGTGCTTGTGGGTATCCTGTTGGTGGCTGCGGAGGGTTAGGGTAACTGTAGTTGCTGTTTGTGAGCTGTCGACACTTGAAACCGTCGACGAGTCGCATAAGCTCAAGCTCGTCGTCAGGCCATATCGGGCACGACgagagatggaggaggttgtacagttgcGTTATTACTGTGTCACGACTGTTGATCTGGATGTAAATCCCTCGGTGTCGGAGCAATTCCTTGACTGCTTTCCGGAGCCGCACGTCGACCGCACTTATGATATCTTGAGTCCAATCCTCGAAGGACTTTTGGAACTCctggaggatgaagaggtCGAACTGTCCATCGTCTTCAACTTGGACGACCCAATCGAGGACGACAGTGTTCAGTTTGTCGGTGTTTATGACTGTGTCGGTCGGGTCGAGTTCCGCGTTGACATACTCACTCTTGTGCATCTCGGAGTACCACGATCGGTACTTGACGCTCTTGTATGGTGCCATGGTGCTGAAGTCAGTCGATTGTTTGCTGTTAGTTGCAGGCGTTGTCAGTTGTTTTTGTGCGTGGTTGACGCAGATCTTTTCGTTCAAGATCTCCTTCAGGACTGTCGGCGAAAGCGCTACCTTGATAGGTAGTCTCTGCGGGCGGTGCTGTACTTCGCACTCCTTGCTACTGTGAGGTAGGAGGAGTCGCTTCTTGGCCAAGACTACACAGCAAAAGAGCTGATGGGTCTCCTTGTCAGATATCTAGCCGATCTGTGGTGTAGCAAccactgatcagtgttgatacggctaaggtatcggaatcaccttcgttgcaacgagttgaaatgattgtgattgttcttgttgttctatggaggtggagggaggtcggcagtaaggcagcagctagagctcggaccacacggcttagtcagccgtgtaatccaagctcgtgcatgcagcaaccagctgccttatctaccgcaggttcgattcccaacagCTAGTATCACATAAATTTTTTTTAGAACTTTTTATACGCTCACTAAAAAGTTGTAGCTGCATTAAACTAGGATATTTTTTATCTTTATATTTACTGCTACTTATCTTCTCCTAAGTGCTTACTAAGCAGGTATATTAGGACGCTCACCTCAAGAGGGAGTTCTTAGCTTTCCAAAACACTAAAAATTATAGTTCTAGCTAGTCTAGTTGTCTAGATATATAGCTTTAAAAAAGGTAGCTTTTTTAATGTTGTTTTCTTTTTGTCACCCTACTGTATGTTGCGAGACGACAAGTTTAAGGCAGCGCACCCATTCAAGGCCACTTCGCAGTCAAGCTAAGCAAAGCGCCAAGCTTAGCGATAGATAAGCCATATAGTATACTAGCGGATTTAGGTAGGTGTAGGTGACCAGCAGCGAGTCTCATGTGTGCCTTGTGCTTCAGGCGTCCATACCAGAGGAAACTAAGCGCCAGTACCGGAGTAATCTCGGAACCACCAATACCAGTCAGTATGCTAGTAGTCTATATCCATTAGAGTAAGCCGTCCGGACCACCGGATGCAAGAAAATTAAGAAACATCTCAGTAGTCGCGTGGGGCAAAGTTAGGTCTCCTATTCGCCTAGTCCTATTGAGCAAGGTACTGGCGGATTAGTAATGATGTGGGCGACTAGGAAAACCCTACTGTCGTATGTTTGTATGTTTGCTGTGGAATAGCAGAGGGAACGGTAATAAGCTGACAGATGTGTGTGGACGGTTTGAGAAAGTGTGCATATCTTTGAGTGCTTTCTGTTTGAAACTACAGGATTGTAGACGTGTGTACTAGATCGCAGTGTCTGAAATGTTGGCATTAGATATCCTGCATGCTTCTCTCAAGCGTATTCCCTGCTTTTTCTCTGTCGAATCGCGTTCTATGCCTCTATTCCACGCTCTGCCTGAGCCCGAAGGACTTCAAGTTTGTGTTCCGCACACGGCTCCGCAATTCGGTATTGCTCAGATCGGTATCTTATAGTTGATCTCAGACGGTTTTATATTCTCAGCTCACATCCTCATCCTCTTCGTCTCGTTTCCTTTCGCGCTCTTCCTCTTGCTCCTTCAGGTGCATAGCTTCGACCAGCTCACTTCCTTCCATGCCCACTTCTTCTCCGTTACTGCCATCTGACGGCTGCTTCTCTCGTATGGCCTTTTGCGCTTCCACTCTCTCCCTAACTAGCTTTGCGATGGCGTTGTCAGTTTGTACGtgcagtggcttcatcttctgTTCTAAGTCCCTCTTCAGGTCCCAATTCGGCTTCTTGGGTTGCAACTTGAACAGGTCCAGCCCTTTATCTTCCGCCTTATCTGCTTCCTGCTGTGCCTTTGTCTCGAGAGCTAATTGCTCCGCCTTGTATTCTAGTGTGTTTGTGGGGTCGGCGATGGGTAGGT
This sequence is a window from Pyrenophora tritici-repentis strain M4 chromosome 4, whole genome shotgun sequence. Protein-coding genes within it:
- a CDS encoding cwf18 domain containing protein, whose product is MSSHEKLSAAANDRKSRLAQLKSLKRKQEQISDAPEATDSPSTQPQIETSQALTRTEEEEPSVATTYLSGRNYDPTTRNVKLGFDNLPIADPTNTLEYKAEQLALETKAQQEADKAEDKGLDLFKLQPKKPNWDLKRDLEQKMKPLHVQTDNAIAKLVRERVEAQKAIREKQPSDGSNGEEVGMEGILAKKRLLLPHSSKECEVQHRPQRLPIKVALSPTVLKEILNEKICVNHAQKQLTTPATNSKQSTDFSTMAPYKSVKYRSWYSEMHKSEYVNAELDPTDTVINTDKLNTVVLDWVVQVEDDGQFDLFILQEFQKSFEDWTQDIISAVDVRLRKAVKELLRHRGIYIQINSRDTVITQLYNLLHLSSCPIWPDDELELMRLVDGFKCRQLTNSNYSYPNPPQPPTGYPQAQYSPSPAQLNVTALTNLAKLYNNNDKFSGDKYDVLSHKLVIFRELCAKVGIQPGQTDRYKLAISTMLTGKASTYYYQSIAPLDLGYEDIIAKLGAYFHTTENYQLFLNEWRTIMLKDVIASNPDKTIAQCLDLLIDKLHKLYQAMAQQNGLSESSLTGQLVSACQGVEACSAVLIRPASTFEAVASELRNAVGNWQRCHPHARTQFNYDNEQTDDDIFYTNRRYNRNDEPRDRPRGYGTGRFNRGPTLSRPRYPPRRSHDKKCYVCGKQGCWSTRHSHEERNESHQRFKTYVQNHDLDDDYDVFLAGFEGIELHDEAEDDDGNRVDDLDAYFQHEQFNTAACGTIDGQALTINLNDAAATHAITGIDPYASETAKEAPHMFTFDHRYGAHCFQGIMPDTGAAGVSTAGKTQVMALQRLQPSATINESTAGRHRIRFGDNPECLSLGEVKVKTPLGVILFAVMPTNTPFLLCLADMDRHGIYLNNVDNVLVHESREYPIVRKWGHPWLLLDDQETATHYLTEVELAQLHRRFGHPAAGRLYKVLARAGYDEVDAATIEKINKFCHQCQITGKAPGRFRFTLRDDINFNYRLIVDVMYINQRPVLHAIDEATAFQAARFLTDMKASTTWDTLRAMWIDMYVGPPDVIATDAGKNFASEEFVNNAKTMAIEVDEVPVEAHNSIGKVERYHAAIRRAFEVISADIDSDTSSEHLLQMAVKAVNDTAGPDGLVPTLLVFGTYPRLSKTSPPSPSISARAKAIKNAMAEVRKIKAKRQVNDALATRNGPNVIETLQLPIQSSVKVWRENRGWTGPHTLIAMNDDLTAAIVDVDGRQATFRVTSVQPYHRNNSTTEVPPPRKRGRPKGSKNKPKPAPIETNDVNLTQREEDDLVLSRKLRATGKITTLGEPFELSTKAEIDALITRGVFRFEEYDPQRHGGIRVFKSRIVNEVKGKTTTKPYEKSRLVVQGYADDGKRIVLTQSPTIQRASQRIIIALAPSLLQMGMTLWLRDITQAYTQADDHLQRTIIADLPTQLRDAYPKGTIMVVVKPLYGIAEAGAYWWSTYFKHHTTTLGMETSTYDPCLLITKPTALGFGIVGMQTDDTLGLSDDVFANKESKELRFSAKEKQFLTTNNPIDFNGCVVSLTTDGVITLRQKKQGEKLEIATDKKTYIQQRARGAYIATICQPEASFDLAAAAQASEPTKEEISKLNKRIEWQKKNLCHGLTYVPLDIRNLKLFTLVDASFANNKDMSSQMGFVIVLGNEVTSSDTNFGIRGNIVHWSSVKCKRITRSVLASEIYAMAHGVDIAVAIGGTIDMVMERLNLPKVPIVVCTDSRSLYDCLVKLGTTKEKRLMIDIMAMREAYERSELMDIRWIDGRDNPADSMTKAGCNAAIENLINSNELNLRVQGWVNRDRNTKPTTESTELSNLEGTK